A genomic region of Cannabis sativa cultivar Pink pepper isolate KNU-18-1 chromosome 1, ASM2916894v1, whole genome shotgun sequence contains the following coding sequences:
- the LOC133033721 gene encoding uncharacterized protein LOC133033721, with amino-acid sequence MTFEVCGADDAVARGKTNLLGKRSKKTTSHVAKSRVPAKEHEAGGSLLLTDGVVAASPLRGDNVLSIEESMINLSISSNISAYSDPASIKGHVKALLHSRDEERLRGIRVAGRVNYGVSTIYQAIQAVLYNNFS; translated from the exons ATGACTTTCGAGGTTTGTGGAGCAGATGATGCTGTTGCTAGGGGTAAGACTAATTTACTTGGAAAGAGGTCTAAGAAGACCACAAGTCATGTTGCAAAATCTCGAGTTCCTGCTAAGGAACATGAAGCTGGTGGCTCTCTGTTGCTAACTGATGGTGTGGTTGCGGCTTCTCCACTGAGGGGTGACAACGTGTTGTCTATTGAGGAGAGTATGATCAACCTGTCCATCTCTTCTAATATTTCAGCTTACTCTGACCCTGCTTCTATCAAAGGTCATGTTAAGGCTCTTCTCCATTCGAGAGATGAAGAGCGTTTGAGGGGCATCAGAGTTGCGGGGCGAGTGAATTATGGTGTTTCTacgatttaccaa GCTATTCAAGCAGTCCTC